The Gordonia mangrovi genome includes the window CCGCCGCCAACATCACGCCTGCCGATCCGGAACGGACCCTGTTGTCCAATGCGGACGGCCGCCCGGTCACCGACGGCGCGGACGCGCTGGCCAAGCTGGTCGCCCAGGTGACCAAGCCGGTGCGCTGGGATCTGTGCTCGGGCTTCATGCGCGAGCAGTCCACCACGGCCATCGTCGAGCTTCCGCCGGCGGGCACGTTGGCGGGCATCGCCAAGCGAGAGCTGAAGGGGACGCCGACGCAGGCGCTCAAGAGCCCCGACGGTCTCGACACCATCACCGAACTTGGATAGCGGTCACGGCGCTGCGCCGTGACCCCCGGAAAGCCGGACCACACCGGTTGTCCAAGCACGCGCGGGCGGGTGCCCGCGTGTGCTCCGGAGCTGTTTGGAGCACCGATCAGTTTCCACTGGATCGACACTCACAATCGACCCCTGTAGGTCGACCCCCTACAGATCGACCCCCATAGATCGACCCCCATAGATCGACACAGAAGGGAGCCACACAGTGGCCGCCACTCAGGAACAACTCATTGCCGGCATCGCCGAGATCATCGAGGAAGTCACCGGCATCGAGCCGTCCGAGGTGACCATGGAGAAGTCCTTCGTCGACGACCTGGACATCGACTCGCTGTCGATGGTCGAGATCGCGGTGCAGACCGAGGACAAGTACGGCGTCAAGATCCCGGACGAGGACCTCGCGGGCCTGCGCACCGTCGGTGACGCCGTGGCCTACATCCAGAAGCTCGAGGCCGAGAACCCCGAGGCTGCTGCTGCCATCCAGGCCCAGGTCGAGGCAGACCAGAACTGATGAGTTCTCCGTCCCTCCGCGAATACTCCACGCTGGGCGGGAACTTCCCGAGTGTGGTGGTCACCTCCATGGTGGCCACCACCTCGCTGGGCGTCGATCTCGACTCCACCTGGCAGGGCCTGCTCGACGGTAAGACCGGCATCCGCGAACTGACCGACGATTTCGTCACCAAGTACGGTGAACTGCCGTGCCGCATCGGCGGACGCCTGCTGGCCGACCCGGCCGACGAGGTCACCCGCG containing:
- the acpM gene encoding meromycolate extension acyl carrier protein AcpM; protein product: MAATQEQLIAGIAEIIEEVTGIEPSEVTMEKSFVDDLDIDSLSMVEIAVQTEDKYGVKIPDEDLAGLRTVGDAVAYIQKLEAENPEAAAAIQAQVEADQN